TTTTGTCAGTAACGGAATCAAATTTACAGGGAGAGGTAGTATTAAAGTTTCAGCCCAGTTGGTAAAAAATTTAACACATGCACAACAAATTCAATTTTCTGTTACGGACACTGGAATTGGTCTCAGCAAAAAAGACCAATCAAGATTATTCCAAACCTATACGCAAGCAACTGCAGACACAGCAAGATTATATGGTGGGACAGGCCTTGGTCTTGCCATCTGCCGACGATTAGCAGACCTCCTTGATGGTGCATTAGCAATTGATAGTACACCGGGGATAGGTTCCACATTTAGCATTACGATGTCTCTGCCCACAGTCGATCTTGATTTGGATAATGTAAGTTCTCTGGTTACAGAAGATAGTTCGATCGAACCTATAGTCCATTCGCAATCCTACACACCTAAAATTCTTGTTGTTGATGATCATTCAGTAAACTTAGAACTCCTGGTCAGACAACTTGAAATGTTTGGTCTTCAGGTTGATAGTGCGGAAGATGGTGATAAGGCGATGTTATTGTGGTTAACAAATAAATATGATTTAATCATTACTGATTGTCACATGCCAATTAAAGATGGTTATATGCTCACGAAGGAAATTCGGAATATTGAATCTTTTAGTTATCAAAAACGAATCCCAATTATAGGTTATACTGCCAACGTATTAAGTGAGGAAAACGAACACTGTCTTTCGGTAGGGATGGATGAAGTAATGATCAAACCTGCCAGACTAACAAACCTCAGGCAGACACTTCTCAAATGGTTACCTACAATTATCTATCCAGTTCAAACCAATACTTTTGATACGCTCATTAGCACAGAATCTCCTATTGATATAAGCGAACTTAAAAACATTGTTTCTGACAAAAAGGATCAAATTTCCATTTTGAAAAAATTCAAATCGCACCATCAAAATGACTTACGGAAACTGATTGATGAGTTAACGATGATGAATTACAGTGAATCAGCTCGCTTAGCACATCGCCTCAAAGGTGCAAGCCAAGTAGCAGGAGCCAGAGATTTAGTTAATGGTTATATAAAAATTGAATTATTCATTAAAGGAAATGAATTCGATAAAGCACTAAAAGAAATTGAAATAATGAAAGATGATGTATTAAACATCGAATCATTCATTGATATTTTATAAGTTCTTATCGTATTGAGTAAAACTATGATTGCAAGCGAACTATCTTTCTTAGTGATTGAGGATGACGACTTTCAAAGAGATGTGATCGTTTCCGTCTTATCAAATCTAGGTGCGATGCAAATTGCGGAAGCCCGAACAGGAACCGAAGCTTTAAATTTTCTAAATGACACAAGATCAACTTTAATTGATATCATCCTCTGTGATTTAAATATGCCCGAAATGGACGGGATGGAATTTCTTCGTCACATAGGGAGTTCTCATCCATCGATTGCCACAATCATCATGAGTGCTTTAGACATTGCATTGATTGATTCGGTTCGAAAGATGGCAGGCGCTTACGGGATTTATTTGCTGGGAACAATAGAAAAACCAATTACCCCTGCTCGTTTAGAAACGCTAATCAATATTTATAAGTCTCGGGACTTAAAACAAAGAAAAGAAATAAGTAACGGATCTCGTTATACTTTAGGTGAAATTCTTGAAGGATTAACAGGTGGAGAATTCACTCCCTTCTTTCAACCAAAAGTAAAATTATCTACAGGTAGAGTGATTGGTGCAGAGGCTTTAGCCAGATGGATCCATCCAGGACGTGGTGTGATTACACCTTACGAATTTATTGATGTTTTAGAAAAATCTGGTAACATCGATATACTAACATTCCTTATGTTAGAGAAATCGGCAAAAGCTTGTAAATTAATCCATGCACAAGGTCATGAAATTTCTATTTCGGTCAACCTTTCCCTCACTTCGCTAACCGATACAAATCTTGCCGATAAAATCACTCGCGTAGTATCTGAATCAGGATTGGATCCCAAGTTTATTATTCTAGAAATCACAGAAACTGCCGCTATGACCGAGATGGCACCGGCACTCGAAAACTTAGCGCGTCTTCGAATGAAAGGATTCGGGCTCTCCATCGATGACTACGGTACAGGATATTCGAGTATGCAACAAATCTCTCGTATTGCATTCACTGAATTAAAAATTGACCAATCTTTTGTCCGCGAAATGACAACAAGCAACGTTTCCAAGGTTCTCATCAACTCTAGCATAGAAATGGCAACAAAACTGCAAATGAAGTGCACTGCGGAAGGAATTGAAACAGAAAACGATTGGGAACAATTAAAGAATATGAATTGTGATCTAGGACAAGGTTATTACATCGCAAAACCTATGAATTTTGATGAATTTCTAGAATTCTGCAGTGAAAACTTGGTCCATCACGGAACTGTCTAGAATTTAAACATATCTATTTTTATATAGGGGTTCTAAACCCCTATATAAAAAAGTGATTACTTTTTCTTTCCAGTAGATGCAGAACTCTTTTCAATTACAGGAGTTCCTTCCACATAAACACAATTTAAGACTAACCAAACTGCATGCTTACCGCTAATAGTAACATCTTTTAATCCAGTAGCACCAGGCGCTTTTGTAAGCGCATCACGAGTTGCTTCTGCAATACTTTGGTTATACCAAGTATTATTAAAACCAGCCCATCCACATTCACGGCCTTCAACTGTTCCAGATCCAACTACCTCTAGGTTTGCAGGAGCTTCTAATGAAACTTCTTTAAAATTTCCTACTTTATAGGAACAACTAACAGCAAATGCAATTGCAAAAAATGACACCCATTTCATATTCATTATCTTTCCTTCCTAATTATTTCAGCTTTCTCATTTGAGCACATGCAGAAGCAAACTCATTGCTCCATAATAAACCAACATTTTGGTTCTTAACATTACCTTTTGCTTTAGCACTAGCAAACACGTCATCATAAATACCAACAATGATCGTTCCACATTTCTCACCCAAAACAGTTTCCGACAA
The DNA window shown above is from Leptospira brenneri and carries:
- a CDS encoding EAL domain-containing response regulator translates to MIASELSFLVIEDDDFQRDVIVSVLSNLGAMQIAEARTGTEALNFLNDTRSTLIDIILCDLNMPEMDGMEFLRHIGSSHPSIATIIMSALDIALIDSVRKMAGAYGIYLLGTIEKPITPARLETLINIYKSRDLKQRKEISNGSRYTLGEILEGLTGGEFTPFFQPKVKLSTGRVIGAEALARWIHPGRGVITPYEFIDVLEKSGNIDILTFLMLEKSAKACKLIHAQGHEISISVNLSLTSLTDTNLADKITRVVSESGLDPKFIILEITETAAMTEMAPALENLARLRMKGFGLSIDDYGTGYSSMQQISRIAFTELKIDQSFVREMTTSNVSKVLINSSIEMATKLQMKCTAEGIETENDWEQLKNMNCDLGQGYYIAKPMNFDEFLEFCSENLVHHGTV